The Streptomyces sp. HSG2 genome has a segment encoding these proteins:
- a CDS encoding aspartate carbamoyltransferase catalytic subunit, with protein sequence MQRHLISAADLTLDDAVLILDTAEEMARVADRPIKKLPTLRGRTVVNLFFEDSTRTRISFEAAEKRLSADVINFSAKGSSVSKGESLKDTARTLEAMGVDAVVIRHGASGAPYRLAESGWIDAAVINAGDGTHQHPTQSLLDAFTMRRRLIGPDVGLGRDLAGRRVTIVGDILHSRVARSNVDLLHTLGAEVTLVAPPTLLPVGVESWPCLVSYDLDAALSEADAVMMLRVQRERMNAAFFPTEREYARRYGLDAHRMARMPAHAIVMHPGPMVRGMEITAEVADSARCTVVEQVANGVSVRMAVLYLLLGGNEPAVAPARTTEEK encoded by the coding sequence ATGCAGCGCCATCTCATCTCGGCCGCCGACCTCACCCTCGACGACGCCGTCCTGATCCTCGACACCGCCGAGGAGATGGCACGCGTCGCCGACCGGCCCATCAAGAAGCTGCCCACCCTGCGCGGTCGCACCGTCGTCAATCTCTTCTTCGAGGATTCCACCCGGACCAGGATCTCTTTCGAGGCAGCGGAGAAACGGCTCTCCGCCGACGTCATCAACTTCTCCGCCAAGGGCTCCAGCGTCTCCAAGGGCGAGTCGTTGAAGGACACCGCCCGGACGCTGGAGGCCATGGGCGTCGACGCGGTCGTCATCCGGCACGGCGCCTCCGGCGCCCCCTACCGGCTCGCCGAGTCGGGCTGGATCGACGCCGCGGTGATCAACGCGGGGGACGGCACCCACCAGCACCCGACGCAGTCGCTGCTGGACGCCTTCACCATGCGGCGGCGCCTGATCGGCCCCGACGTCGGGCTCGGCCGGGACCTCGCGGGGCGACGGGTCACCATCGTCGGCGACATCCTGCACAGCAGGGTCGCCCGGTCGAACGTGGACCTGCTGCACACGCTCGGCGCCGAGGTGACCCTCGTGGCCCCGCCGACGCTGTTGCCGGTCGGGGTGGAGAGCTGGCCGTGCCTGGTCTCCTACGACCTCGACGCCGCCCTTTCCGAGGCCGACGCCGTGATGATGCTGCGGGTCCAGCGGGAACGGATGAACGCCGCGTTCTTCCCGACCGAGCGCGAGTACGCGCGCCGCTACGGACTCGACGCACACCGCATGGCCCGGATGCCGGCGCACGCGATCGTCATGCATCCCGGGCCCATGGTCCGCGGTATGGAGATCACCGCCGAGGTCGCCGATTCCGCCCGCTGCACCGTGGTGGAGCAGGTCGCCAACGGCGTCTCCGTTCGCATGGCCGTGCTCTACCTGTTGCTCGGCGGCAACGAGCCCGCCGTCGCCCCCGCCCGAACCACCGAGGAGAAGTGA
- a CDS encoding dihydroorotase produces the protein MSKTLIRGARVLGGDPGDVLVADGTIAAVGPDLSSDGAEVVEASGRVLLPGLVDLHTHLREPGREDSETVLTGTRAAATGGYTTVFAMANTFPVADTAGVVEQVWRLGRESGYCDVRPVGAVTVGLEGAKLAELGAMHESAAGVTVFSDDGKCVHDAVIMRRALEYVKAFDGVVAQHAQEPRLTEGAQMNEGIVSAELGLGGWPAVAEESIIARDVLLAEHVGSRVHICHLSTAGSVEIVRWAKSRGIRVTAEVTPHHLLLTDEMVRTYDPRYKVNPPLRTERDVTALREALADGTIDIVATDHAPHPREDKDCEWAAAAMGMVGLETALSVVQETMVETGLLDWAAVADRMSATPARIGGAEGQGRPVVAGEPANLTLVDPAHRGPVDPAGFASRSRNTPYEGRTLPGRVTHTWLRGKATLVDGRLT, from the coding sequence ATGAGCAAGACCCTGATCCGCGGTGCGCGGGTGCTGGGCGGAGACCCGGGGGACGTCCTCGTCGCGGACGGGACGATCGCGGCCGTCGGACCCGACCTCTCGTCCGACGGGGCCGAGGTCGTCGAGGCCTCCGGTCGAGTCCTGCTGCCCGGTCTCGTCGACCTCCACACGCACCTTCGCGAGCCGGGGCGCGAGGACTCCGAGACGGTGCTCACCGGCACGAGGGCGGCGGCGACCGGCGGATACACCACCGTCTTCGCCATGGCCAACACCTTCCCGGTCGCCGACACGGCCGGCGTCGTCGAACAGGTCTGGCGACTCGGGAGGGAGTCCGGATACTGCGATGTGCGGCCGGTGGGTGCGGTCACGGTCGGTCTGGAGGGCGCCAAACTCGCGGAGCTGGGTGCGATGCACGAGTCTGCGGCGGGCGTCACGGTCTTCTCCGACGACGGCAAGTGCGTTCACGACGCCGTGATCATGCGCCGGGCTCTGGAGTACGTCAAGGCCTTCGACGGCGTCGTGGCCCAGCACGCCCAAGAGCCCCGCCTGACCGAGGGCGCGCAGATGAACGAGGGGATCGTCTCGGCGGAACTGGGGCTCGGCGGCTGGCCTGCCGTGGCCGAGGAGTCGATCATCGCCCGGGACGTCCTGCTCGCCGAGCACGTGGGATCCCGCGTGCACATCTGCCACCTGTCGACCGCCGGATCCGTGGAGATCGTCCGCTGGGCGAAGTCGCGCGGCATCCGGGTCACCGCCGAGGTCACCCCGCATCACCTCCTCCTCACCGACGAGATGGTCCGCACCTACGACCCGAGGTACAAGGTCAACCCGCCGCTGCGCACCGAGCGCGACGTCACGGCGCTGCGCGAGGCGCTCGCCGACGGCACCATCGACATCGTCGCCACCGACCACGCCCCCCACCCCCGGGAGGACAAGGACTGCGAATGGGCCGCCGCCGCCATGGGCATGGTCGGTCTGGAGACGGCCCTGTCGGTGGTCCAGGAGACGATGGTCGAGACGGGTCTGCTCGACTGGGCCGCCGTCGCCGACCGGATGTCCGCGACCCCCGCACGGATCGGGGGGGCCGAGGGTCAGGGACGCCCCGTCGTGGCGGGCGAGCCGGCCAACCTCACTCTGGTCGACCCCGCCCACCGTGGGCCCGTGGACCCGGCGGGCTTCGCCTCCCGCAGCCGCAACACGCCCTACGAGGGGCGCACACTGCCGGGCCGTGTCACCCACACCTGGCTGCGTGGCAAGGCCACGCTCGTCGACGGGAGGCTCACATGA
- the carA gene encoding glutamine-hydrolyzing carbamoyl-phosphate synthase small subunit gives MTTSTRGVPRTPAVLVLEDGRTFRGRAYGAVGSTFGEAVFSTGMTGYQETLTDPSYHRQVVVMTAPHVGNTGVNDEDAESRRIWVAGYVVRDPARLPSNWRSRRSLDEELRGQGVVGISGVDTRALTRHLRERGAMRVGIFSGDRLPDDGTMLAEVRRTPEMVGADLAAEVATADPYVVQARGSDGTELPIGAARFRVAAVDLGIKGMTPCRMAERGVEVHVLPATATLDDVYAVRPDGVFFSNGPGDPATADHPVSLMRGVLERGTPLFGICFGNQILGRALGFGTFKLKYGHRGINQPVRDRVTGKVEVTAHNHGFAVDAPLDRVCDTPYGRAEVSHVCLNDDVVEGLRLLDRPAFSVQYHPEAAAGPHDAAYLFDRFVSLMEGQRA, from the coding sequence ATGACGACCTCCACCCGGGGAGTCCCCAGGACTCCCGCCGTACTCGTCCTGGAGGACGGCAGGACCTTCCGCGGCCGTGCCTACGGGGCCGTGGGGTCCACCTTCGGCGAAGCCGTGTTCTCCACCGGCATGACCGGCTACCAGGAGACCCTCACCGACCCGTCCTACCACCGACAGGTCGTCGTGATGACCGCGCCGCACGTCGGCAACACGGGCGTCAACGACGAGGACGCCGAGTCCCGGCGGATCTGGGTCGCCGGCTACGTGGTGCGCGACCCCGCCCGGCTCCCCTCCAACTGGCGCTCGCGCCGTTCCTTGGACGAGGAACTGCGTGGGCAGGGTGTCGTCGGCATCTCCGGGGTCGACACCCGGGCCCTCACCCGGCACCTGCGCGAGCGGGGAGCCATGCGCGTCGGGATCTTCTCCGGCGACAGGCTGCCGGACGACGGGACGATGCTGGCCGAGGTCCGGCGGACCCCGGAGATGGTCGGTGCGGACCTCGCGGCGGAAGTGGCCACCGCGGATCCGTATGTCGTCCAGGCCAGGGGCTCCGACGGCACGGAACTGCCGATCGGCGCGGCCCGGTTCCGTGTCGCCGCGGTGGACCTCGGGATCAAGGGGATGACCCCCTGTCGGATGGCCGAACGCGGCGTCGAGGTCCACGTGCTGCCGGCGACGGCCACGCTCGACGACGTCTACGCCGTCCGACCCGACGGGGTGTTCTTCTCCAACGGCCCCGGCGACCCCGCCACGGCCGACCATCCCGTCTCCCTGATGCGGGGCGTGCTGGAACGCGGCACGCCTCTGTTCGGCATCTGCTTCGGCAACCAGATCCTGGGCCGCGCCCTCGGCTTCGGCACCTTCAAGCTCAAGTACGGACACCGGGGCATCAACCAGCCGGTGCGGGACCGCGTGACCGGCAAGGTCGAGGTCACCGCCCACAACCACGGCTTCGCCGTGGACGCGCCGCTGGACCGGGTCTGCGACACCCCCTACGGGCGCGCCGAGGTGTCCCACGTCTGCCTCAACGACGACGTGGTGGAGGGTCTCCGGTTGCTCGACCGGCCGGCGTTCAGCGTCCAGTACCACCCCGAGGCGGCGGCCGGCCCCCACGACGCCGCCTACCTGTTCGACCGCTTCGTCTCCCTGATGGAGGGCCAGCGTGCCTAA